From Brachionichthys hirsutus isolate HB-005 chromosome 2, CSIRO-AGI_Bhir_v1, whole genome shotgun sequence, one genomic window encodes:
- the lamtor5 gene encoding ragulator complex protein LAMTOR5 yields the protein MESTLEQHLDDTMKNPAVVGMLCTDQQGHNLGCRGSLSDEHGGVVSVLAKQAAALSRDPTDSPTVCLESESGNILVRSHGTITVAVHKISS from the exons ATGGAATCGACCCTCGAACAGCATCTTGATGACAC CATGAAGAACCCAGCAGTCGTCGGCATGCTTTGCACGGATCAACAAGGACACAACTTGGGCT GTCGTGGCTCCCTGTCGGATGAACACGGTGGCGTTGTGTCAGTTTTAGCCAAACAAGCTGCAGCTCTCTCCAGAGACCCAACAGACTCCCCGACCGTGTGCCTGGAGTCTGAATCAGG AAACATTCTGGTGAGGAGTCATGGAACCATTACAGTGGCAGTCCACAAGATATCATCCTGA